The genomic region AGCCGGGTTGCTGCTGCCGAGGCGGGTTATCTGGCCGATGAGCAGGGCTTGGTGCTCCGCGTGGCCGAAGCCTACTTCGATGCCGTTGCCGCCGCCGATGCGCTGGAGTTCGCCGTTGCGGAAAAACGGGCCATCTCCCGGCAACTGGAACAGGCGCAGAAACGCTTCGAGGTTGGGTTGTCCGCGATCACCGATGTGCAGGAAGCCCAAGCCCGGTATGACCTGACCGTGGCTGAAGAGATCGAAGCCAACCGCACGCTGCGCACCGCGCAGGAAGCGCTGCGGGAAATCACCGGCGTCTACCCCAGCAATCTGCCAGGCCTGAAAGCCGATATGCCGCTGACGCCCCCTGCACCGGCCAAGGCCAATGCCTGGGTTGAAAATGCCCTCAACGGCAACCTGGAACTGGCCGAAGCCATCCTCAACGTCGATATCGCCCAGGGCGAGATTCGCGCGCAGGAAGGTGGCCGGCTGCCGACGCTAGGCCTGCAGGCCGGCGCGGGTTACTCCGACCAGGGCGGCGCCTTTGGCTCCGAAACGGAAAGTGCCAGCATCGGCCTGTTGCTGGATATTCCGCTGTACACGGGCGGCCGCACCTCATCGCTGATTCGTGAATCCAAGTCGCGCTACATCCAGCAAACGGCGTTGGCCGAACAAACCCGCCGTGCGGTGGAGCGCCAGGCGCGCGATGCCTATGACGGTGTGCTGGCCGGTATCAGCCGCGTCAAGGCGCTGGGCCAGGCGGTTAAGTCCAGCCAGACGGCGCTGGAAGCCAGCGAAGCCGGCTACCGGGTGGGCACCCGCACCAGCGTGGATGTACTCGACGCCCAGCGCGAGCTCTATGCCGCCCGCCGGGACTACGCCCGCGCCCGCTACGACTACCTAATCAATCTGCTCCGGCTCAAGCAGTCCACCGGACAGCTGTTGGTCGATGACCTCGCCGAGATTGACCGCCTGCTGGCGAGCAACGGCACCGCCACGGAATCCACGCCCTGATCTGCCAGCCTAGGGCAACCCCACATCCATATAGGGCTTAAGCCAGGGCGCTGCCTTGATCACGCGGTACCACTTGTTGCCGATGCCGCCGATCAGCGCTTCCTCGGGCTTGGGCGTGCCGTGGAAGACGATGAGCTTGGCGCCTTCGGGTTTCTGCGGTGCCTGGAAAGCGCCCATGGGCAGTGGCTTGACGCAATCGTGTTTGAAGCTGGCACACCAGGGTTTGGGCCAGTAATCCAGCAAGCCGCGTCGGCGCATGTAGTCCGAGATGAACTCCTGCTCGTTGCGGTAGCGCTTGAGTACGGCCGGCCCCATGGCGGCCAGTTCATCGAGCAGGTCGGTATGCGCACCCGCGTTGAAGCGGAAGGTCGAGGTGTTGCCAGTAAAGCCGTGGCGATAGCGGAATGGCTTGTAATCCTTGATCACCCGAAAGGCGCCGGGCAGCTCGAACAGCGGGTCCAGTG from Abyssibacter profundi harbors:
- a CDS encoding TolC family outer membrane protein; this translates as MLFAVGALGALGSAQAAELLDSYKLALRNDPQLQAAAAERDALIETKPQARAAVLPQLSFSGQMFRNRREQTIQGQMQPINISTDSQFGLTLNQALFDWTAFRQLNQSESRVAAAEAGYLADEQGLVLRVAEAYFDAVAAADALEFAVAEKRAISRQLEQAQKRFEVGLSAITDVQEAQARYDLTVAEEIEANRTLRTAQEALREITGVYPSNLPGLKADMPLTPPAPAKANAWVENALNGNLELAEAILNVDIAQGEIRAQEGGRLPTLGLQAGAGYSDQGGAFGSETESASIGLLLDIPLYTGGRTSSLIRESKSRYIQQTALAEQTRRAVERQARDAYDGVLAGISRVKALGQAVKSSQTALEASEAGYRVGTRTSVDVLDAQRELYAARRDYARARYDYLINLLRLKQSTGQLLVDDLAEIDRLLASNGTATESTP
- a CDS encoding glycosyltransferase, whose product is MTDTVATRQVVCTKWGAKFPADEVNRLYRMVRHAVTGPLRFVCSTDHADGIDPAVEVVPLVDVPVVGDRDNRGWKKLGLFGASEQLGGLAGPTLYLDLDVVIVDSLDPLFELPGAFRVIKDYKPFRYRHGFTGNTSTFRFNAGAHTDLLDELAAMGPAVLKRYRNEQEFISDYMRRRGLLDYWPKPWCASFKHDCVKPLPMGAFQAPQKPEGAKLIVFHGTPKPEEALIGGIGNKWYRVIKAAPWLKPYMDVGLP